Proteins found in one Labrenzia sp. VG12 genomic segment:
- a CDS encoding creatininase family protein encodes MLPRPFWQDMTTVDFQAQGRENWIAVLPVAAIEQHGPHLPLSTDTTIAEGQIARVLDLMPDNLPVTFLPLQTIGKSDEHLNFPGTLTLGWETVTRSWIEIGEGVARAGLRKLVLINSHGGNVPVLDIVARELRTRHGMFVTATNWLRFGQPDGLYRDEEFTYGIHGGDIETSLMLHLRPDLVRMDQATDFPSEQQRYLEEFKHLRGHGKAQYGWMSEDLNPSGALGNAALATAEKGQASLDHAAHGFIELLQDIQAFDLTWLGSTDK; translated from the coding sequence ATGCTGCCCCGCCCCTTCTGGCAAGACATGACAACGGTGGATTTCCAGGCTCAGGGGCGCGAGAACTGGATTGCGGTTCTGCCTGTCGCAGCCATTGAACAGCACGGCCCGCATTTGCCCTTGTCAACCGACACGACTATTGCGGAGGGCCAGATTGCCCGTGTCCTGGACCTGATGCCGGACAACCTGCCCGTCACTTTCCTGCCTTTACAGACCATCGGCAAATCGGATGAACACCTGAATTTCCCGGGAACGCTGACCCTGGGCTGGGAGACTGTTACCCGCAGCTGGATCGAAATCGGAGAAGGCGTTGCCCGGGCCGGCCTGCGCAAACTGGTCCTGATCAATTCGCATGGCGGCAATGTGCCGGTTCTCGACATCGTCGCTCGTGAACTGCGCACCCGGCATGGCATGTTTGTCACAGCGACCAACTGGCTCCGTTTCGGCCAGCCGGACGGTCTCTACCGCGACGAGGAATTCACCTACGGGATTCACGGTGGCGATATCGAAACGTCGCTGATGCTGCATTTGCGCCCCGATCTGGTCCGCATGGATCAGGCGACAGACTTCCCGTCGGAGCAGCAGCGGTATCTGGAAGAATTCAAACACCTGCGCGGCCACGGCAAGGCGCAGTATGGCTGGATGTCCGAGGACCTCAATCCGTCAGGCGCTCTCGGCAACGCGGCCCTTGCCACAGCCGAGAAGGGACAGGCGTCACTTGATCACGCAGCCCATGGATTTATCGAGCTTTTGCAGGACATCCAGGCCTTCGACCTGACGTGGCTCGGGTCTACCGACAAGTAA
- a CDS encoding methylated-DNA--[protein]-cysteine S-methyltransferase, producing the protein MTAYLAGDLKQFDLPLAPKGGELHQAVFKAMLAIPYGGTRTYGDLAKELNTYGQPIGQACGANPIPIVIPCHRILSANGLGGYSGDGGTETKIALLKLEGGYPFLV; encoded by the coding sequence GTGACGGCATATCTGGCAGGTGACCTGAAGCAGTTTGATCTTCCCCTTGCCCCAAAGGGCGGAGAGCTTCACCAGGCCGTGTTCAAGGCCATGCTGGCAATTCCCTATGGCGGCACCCGCACCTACGGTGATCTTGCGAAGGAACTCAACACCTATGGGCAGCCGATCGGCCAGGCCTGCGGTGCCAATCCGATCCCGATTGTCATCCCCTGCCACCGGATCCTGTCCGCCAACGGCCTGGGCGGATATTCCGGAGATGGCGGCACGGAAACCAAGATCGCCCTCCTGAAACTGGAAGGCGGTTACCCTTTCCTGGTCTGA
- a CDS encoding short-chain fatty acyl-CoA regulator family protein produces MSKKLFSGHTLRQIRSDFGLSQVEFARKIGLSTAYVNQIENNNRPVTASVLLTINRIFGVDLSAFEKNDLDRVVQDLQEIFADSQFHSASVGRQEIHEVVTRAPGVTKAIMDLYSALRTYHDREAIEDDLAQQSGAGDEGLAPRKSAYDEVRDYFHYMDNYVDSIDRAAEKLAHDIGLNRGQSNFDALTVWLGERFGLTVTEFPDYEGTLIRQDDYTRKIQLYRAIPQSTKNFLLGSVIAELCVRDLISEEVERARFKTHSAESIARLALRNYFSGALLLPYDAFLKTASQCRHDIQLLSNRMDASIETICHRLSTLQRPGSMGLPFYFVKIDRAGNVVKRHSATRFQFARFGGSCPRWNVHQAFEQNSNKFTSQVAQMPDGVRYLCVATSITKHQPDYRSGERRYALGIGCEVKYADEVVYADGLAVEEIASPEPIGVNCRICPRDNCDQRAFPAIDKEPFIDSGRRGIVPYQVKAFD; encoded by the coding sequence GTGAGCAAGAAGCTCTTTTCCGGTCATACACTTCGTCAGATCCGGTCGGATTTTGGCCTGTCCCAGGTGGAGTTTGCCAGAAAAATCGGCCTCTCGACGGCCTATGTGAACCAGATCGAAAACAACAACCGACCGGTCACCGCTTCCGTTCTCCTGACTATCAACCGGATTTTCGGCGTCGACCTGTCGGCGTTCGAAAAGAACGATCTGGACCGGGTCGTTCAGGATCTTCAGGAAATCTTCGCAGACAGCCAGTTTCACAGCGCCTCCGTTGGGCGACAGGAAATCCACGAGGTGGTGACCAGGGCGCCTGGCGTCACAAAGGCGATCATGGATCTTTACAGCGCCCTCAGGACCTACCACGACCGGGAGGCGATCGAGGACGACCTTGCCCAGCAAAGCGGCGCAGGTGACGAGGGCCTTGCCCCGCGCAAATCCGCTTATGACGAGGTGCGCGACTATTTCCACTACATGGACAATTACGTCGACTCCATCGATCGCGCAGCCGAAAAGCTGGCCCACGACATCGGCCTCAACCGGGGCCAATCCAACTTTGATGCCCTGACGGTCTGGCTCGGGGAACGGTTCGGCCTGACCGTGACGGAGTTTCCCGACTATGAGGGCACGCTGATCCGGCAGGACGACTACACACGGAAGATCCAGCTGTACCGGGCCATCCCGCAATCTACGAAGAATTTTCTACTCGGTTCGGTGATCGCCGAGCTTTGTGTCCGCGACCTCATTTCCGAGGAGGTCGAGCGGGCCCGCTTCAAGACCCACTCCGCGGAAAGCATCGCCCGTCTTGCGCTCAGGAACTACTTTTCCGGCGCCCTGCTGCTTCCCTATGACGCCTTTCTGAAAACCGCCTCGCAGTGCCGCCACGACATCCAGCTCCTGTCCAACAGGATGGACGCCAGCATCGAAACGATCTGCCACCGCCTGTCCACCCTGCAGCGGCCCGGCTCAATGGGCCTGCCCTTCTATTTCGTGAAGATCGACAGGGCCGGCAATGTCGTCAAGCGGCACAGTGCGACCAGGTTTCAGTTCGCCCGTTTCGGCGGGTCCTGCCCGCGCTGGAACGTCCATCAGGCATTCGAGCAGAACTCCAACAAGTTCACCTCACAAGTCGCTCAGATGCCGGATGGCGTTCGGTATCTGTGCGTTGCCACCAGCATCACGAAACATCAACCCGACTATCGCAGCGGCGAGCGGCGCTACGCACTCGGGATCGGCTGCGAGGTCAAATATGCGGACGAAGTCGTTTATGCCGACGGTCTTGCAGTGGAGGAGATCGCCTCTCCGGAACCCATAGGGGTCAATTGCCGCATCTGTCCGCGCGACAATTGCGACCAGCGCGCCTTCCCGGCCATCGACAAGGAACCCTTTATCGATTCCGGCCGGCGCGGCATCGTGCCTTACCAGGTGAAGGCCTTCGATTGA
- a CDS encoding helix-turn-helix transcriptional regulator — translation MTAHFALTNSVADNGTQNRLVSGIRWPLNLTDLVTPRQLEILLKLCEGKVNKQIAYELDVSIATVKAHIRNAITRLGAKNRTNAVAIVAANSAIFQNAAG, via the coding sequence ATGACAGCCCATTTTGCCCTTACAAACAGCGTCGCCGACAACGGCACACAGAACCGTCTCGTCAGCGGCATTCGCTGGCCGCTCAATCTGACAGATCTGGTAACACCGCGTCAGCTGGAGATCCTGTTGAAACTTTGCGAAGGCAAGGTGAACAAGCAGATCGCCTATGAGCTGGATGTATCCATCGCGACCGTCAAGGCACATATCCGCAACGCCATCACCCGTCTTGGTGCCAAGAACCGGACCAATGCAGTGGCCATTGTGGCGGCGAATTCGGCAATCTTTCAAAATGCAGCCGGCTGA
- a CDS encoding MarR family winged helix-turn-helix transcriptional regulator yields the protein MAFNYKKSITFRLVQAAKAQRARSGAHLMRIGLHPGQELVLKVLADADGRTMSQLALALGVQPPTVTKMVTRLSSQGYVRRQVSDTDGRLARVYLTETGRELVLSVDKAWKRLEREAMAGLDDKDRKKLRKLLRQVEKNLSISIDDDPEHEADFDTDDEKSEDAEAKSKELSAA from the coding sequence ATGGCTTTCAACTACAAGAAAAGCATAACGTTTCGTCTGGTTCAGGCTGCAAAGGCGCAACGTGCCCGCTCCGGCGCGCACCTCATGCGGATCGGGCTGCATCCCGGTCAGGAACTGGTTCTGAAAGTACTGGCCGATGCCGATGGCCGCACCATGAGCCAGCTTGCCCTGGCGCTCGGTGTCCAGCCGCCCACCGTGACCAAGATGGTCACCCGTCTCTCCAGTCAGGGATATGTGCGCAGGCAGGTCTCGGACACGGACGGTCGCCTTGCCAGGGTCTATCTGACCGAAACCGGCCGCGAACTGGTCCTGTCCGTCGACAAGGCCTGGAAACGGCTCGAGCGCGAGGCGATGGCCGGTCTTGATGACAAGGACCGCAAGAAGCTGCGCAAGCTGCTGCGTCAGGTGGAAAAGAACCTGTCGATTTCGATCGACGACGATCCTGAGCACGAAGCCGATTTCGATACGGATGACGAGAAGTCCGAGGACGCTGAGGCCAAGTCCAAGGAACTGTCGGCCGCCTGA
- a CDS encoding putative metalloprotease CJM1_0395 family protein yields the protein MIGALLSNTPANLLRSSGVAGVSEPGAGETAPGREQLASRDSLASSRAATVRAGSAPPLTPEAVIALQDPQSSGNAASGSANTAQGQSGEEEAGENQSGRAAANGAAQNPVTAANGGQSTAGQGEEDDADGDGLNEAEEKQVQELKERDREVRAHEQAHARVGGAYASAPTYTFQQGPDGKRYAIGGEVQIDTAKERTPEATIRKMQIVIRAATAPAEPSSQDLKVAQQARSQLSEAQAELRQQKAAELSGEDEDAVTSSTAGDETGAPEANRPPGESDTDSDSSGSGRQSETTAAISAYQSAAERGTSTQSLIDSLIG from the coding sequence ATGATCGGCGCGTTATTGTCCAACACGCCGGCGAACCTCTTGAGAAGCAGCGGTGTCGCTGGCGTTTCGGAACCTGGTGCCGGGGAAACAGCCCCGGGCCGGGAACAGCTGGCTTCGCGCGACAGTCTGGCAAGTTCACGCGCTGCGACGGTGCGGGCCGGCAGTGCGCCCCCCCTGACACCGGAAGCCGTGATCGCCCTTCAGGATCCGCAATCGTCCGGAAATGCCGCTTCGGGCTCCGCAAACACCGCGCAAGGACAATCAGGCGAAGAAGAAGCGGGCGAAAACCAGTCCGGTCGCGCAGCGGCGAATGGGGCCGCGCAGAACCCGGTAACGGCAGCAAATGGTGGCCAGAGCACAGCCGGGCAGGGCGAGGAGGATGACGCCGATGGCGACGGCCTGAACGAAGCGGAAGAAAAACAGGTCCAGGAGCTGAAGGAGCGCGACCGCGAGGTGCGGGCTCATGAACAGGCCCACGCCCGTGTTGGTGGTGCCTATGCCAGCGCGCCCACCTATACCTTCCAGCAGGGCCCGGACGGCAAGCGCTATGCAATCGGCGGTGAGGTGCAGATCGATACCGCCAAGGAGCGCACGCCGGAAGCCACGATCCGGAAGATGCAGATCGTCATTCGCGCGGCCACCGCGCCGGCGGAACCCTCATCGCAGGACCTGAAGGTAGCGCAGCAGGCGCGCTCGCAGCTGTCAGAAGCGCAGGCTGAATTGCGTCAGCAGAAAGCTGCCGAGCTGAGCGGCGAAGACGAAGACGCCGTCACTTCCAGCACGGCAGGTGACGAAACCGGGGCCCCTGAAGCCAACCGGCCACCCGGCGAAAGCGATACTGACAGCGATTCCTCTGGTTCGGGTCGGCAATCCGAGACCACTGCCGCCATTTCCGCCTACCAATCTGCTGCTGAACGCGGCACCAGCACCCAATCTCTGATCGACTCACTGATTGGCTGA
- a CDS encoding LysR substrate-binding domain-containing protein, translating to MNLSIRQLATFREVMRSGSISEAARTLGRTQPAVSSTIAGLETELELKLFVREQGRLVPTPEAEFFLEEAEAILKRLEISKRTLRGLANREHGQLRVAGIPEATAEFLPNSLSRFLADKPSVKVALASRTSGEIEELIAAQQFDVGFAETPRARNSFDQVDFDLECMCAIPATDPLASLEVITPAELDGYPLALLHSEHRSHKQTLARFRDAGVDFNQRFELQTAAPGLRFVEAGLCALICDMITAYNAQEKNRNGMGPPMIVFRPFRPRVQNSLSILTPTHRPISIVAKDFCEFLSQEVATIRNAMIKRPA from the coding sequence ATGAATCTGTCAATTCGGCAATTGGCGACCTTTCGCGAGGTCATGCGCAGCGGCTCCATTTCGGAAGCAGCCAGAACACTGGGCCGAACCCAACCTGCAGTCAGTTCCACCATCGCCGGACTGGAAACCGAGCTTGAGCTGAAACTGTTTGTGCGCGAGCAGGGGCGCCTCGTCCCGACACCGGAAGCAGAGTTTTTCCTCGAAGAAGCCGAAGCGATCCTCAAGCGGCTGGAGATTTCCAAGCGGACATTGCGTGGCCTCGCCAATCGTGAACATGGCCAGCTTCGTGTTGCCGGCATTCCGGAAGCAACAGCCGAATTCCTGCCCAACAGCCTGTCGCGGTTTCTCGCCGACAAACCGAGCGTCAAGGTGGCGCTTGCAAGCCGGACTTCGGGTGAGATTGAAGAGCTGATCGCTGCGCAGCAGTTTGACGTCGGTTTTGCTGAAACCCCACGGGCTCGCAACTCTTTCGACCAGGTCGATTTCGACCTGGAATGCATGTGCGCCATACCGGCGACCGACCCGCTGGCCTCTCTCGAAGTGATCACACCGGCCGAACTGGACGGCTATCCGCTGGCGCTATTGCATTCCGAGCATCGCAGCCACAAGCAGACCCTTGCGCGCTTTCGGGACGCGGGTGTTGACTTCAATCAGCGATTTGAATTGCAGACGGCCGCGCCGGGGCTGCGTTTCGTGGAAGCCGGACTATGCGCCCTGATCTGCGACATGATCACGGCCTATAACGCCCAGGAAAAGAACCGGAACGGCATGGGGCCACCCATGATCGTATTCCGTCCCTTCCGGCCACGGGTGCAGAACAGCCTGTCGATCCTGACACCGACCCACCGGCCGATTTCGATTGTCGCCAAGGATTTCTGCGAGTTCCTGTCCCAGGAAGTGGCCACCATCCGCAATGCGATGATCAAACGGCCCGCCTAG
- a CDS encoding D-alanyl-D-alanine carboxypeptidase family protein, with protein sequence MMPCIHLSLPRLVRALTLVTAVFAIPLFGNGLSPANATPALVVDLDSQDVLYLEEAGRPWFPASTTKLMTALVTYKALQAGEVDLDTPVILSRRATSQSFANSGLKAGQAMTLWDALHAVLVGSANDVAVALAETVAGTEDEFVTRMNEEAKKLGLSASHFANPNGLANPDQQVTARDLAILGRELFRNHPDFHPIYRTSRVVIDTKAVESFNILLTEYPGTLGLKTGFLCSSGRNLVALAEKDNRRILVVLLGATTGRERGERAAKLFTEAFDGTLKPTGQRLADLQNDLAAEPPDMRMKLCSDQTAAYETKREALYPMGLPGQKSYLSPPSSPVTHTINTWKMPGGYDVPVPTTKPALASVKQYVAANAEGWNGVRPPRKPVIGAAAPAGAALEPTL encoded by the coding sequence ATGATGCCCTGCATTCATCTGTCCCTGCCCCGCCTTGTGCGTGCGCTCACCTTGGTGACCGCGGTTTTCGCTATTCCGCTTTTCGGCAACGGCCTGTCACCCGCCAACGCAACGCCGGCACTTGTCGTTGATCTCGACAGTCAGGACGTTCTCTACCTAGAGGAAGCCGGACGCCCCTGGTTTCCCGCCTCCACGACCAAGCTGATGACGGCGCTCGTGACCTACAAGGCCTTGCAGGCCGGCGAGGTCGATCTCGATACGCCGGTGATCCTGTCACGACGGGCAACAAGCCAGAGTTTTGCGAATTCCGGGCTGAAGGCCGGTCAGGCAATGACCTTGTGGGACGCGCTTCATGCCGTTCTTGTCGGCTCGGCCAATGATGTTGCCGTTGCACTCGCCGAAACGGTGGCAGGCACGGAAGACGAGTTTGTCACGCGCATGAACGAGGAGGCAAAGAAGCTCGGCCTGAGCGCCAGCCATTTTGCCAACCCGAACGGCCTGGCCAATCCGGACCAGCAGGTAACGGCACGCGATCTGGCCATCCTGGGACGAGAACTGTTCAGGAACCATCCGGACTTTCATCCGATCTACCGGACGTCCCGGGTCGTGATCGACACAAAGGCAGTCGAATCCTTCAACATTCTTCTGACTGAATATCCCGGCACGCTTGGGCTCAAGACCGGTTTTCTGTGTTCTTCGGGGCGCAATCTCGTCGCGCTTGCCGAAAAGGACAACCGGCGCATCCTTGTGGTTCTTTTGGGGGCAACGACCGGACGGGAACGCGGTGAACGCGCTGCCAAGCTGTTCACCGAGGCGTTTGACGGCACACTCAAACCGACCGGCCAGCGGCTTGCAGACCTCCAGAATGATCTGGCCGCCGAACCGCCGGACATGCGCATGAAGCTCTGCAGCGACCAGACGGCCGCCTATGAGACAAAACGGGAAGCGCTCTATCCCATGGGTCTGCCCGGCCAGAAAAGTTACCTGTCGCCTCCCTCATCCCCGGTGACCCACACCATCAACACCTGGAAGATGCCGGGTGGCTATGATGTGCCGGTCCCGACCACCAAACCTGCCCTTGCATCCGTCAAGCAATACGTCGCAGCAAATGCGGAAGGCTGGAACGGAGTCAGGCCACCACGCAAACCGGTGATCGGGGCCGCCGCGCCAGCCGGCGCGGCACTGGAGCCGACATTGTGA
- a CDS encoding ABC transporter ATP-binding protein, protein MSQTDQAPVIVSLKNVRKEFENGTTALQDFSLEVRKGEFVSLLGPSGCGKSSALRIIAGLAAPSGGDVAWPQEAHEQSGHELGFVFQEATLMPWATVFSNVWLPLRIKGVSKSAARERVMDALETVGLQDFADHRPAELSGGMKMRVSIARALITRPKVLLMDEPFAALDEITRFKLNNDLMHLQESFGWTVLFVTHSVFESVYLSSRVVVMAARPGRVVCEHRIDMPRPRDDGFRTSQHYSDLCRDVSASLQASMEPADAF, encoded by the coding sequence ATGTCCCAGACCGACCAAGCGCCTGTCATCGTCTCGTTGAAGAATGTTCGCAAGGAGTTTGAAAACGGCACGACGGCTCTTCAGGATTTCTCGCTTGAGGTCCGAAAGGGAGAGTTCGTGTCTCTGCTCGGTCCGTCCGGATGCGGCAAGTCCAGTGCGCTCCGGATCATTGCCGGACTGGCCGCGCCAAGCGGGGGAGACGTCGCCTGGCCGCAAGAGGCGCACGAGCAATCCGGACACGAGCTTGGCTTTGTCTTCCAGGAGGCAACGCTGATGCCCTGGGCGACTGTCTTCAGCAATGTCTGGCTGCCCTTGCGCATCAAGGGCGTGTCGAAATCGGCGGCGCGCGAGCGCGTGATGGACGCGCTGGAAACGGTTGGCCTCCAGGACTTCGCCGATCACAGGCCGGCGGAGCTGTCCGGCGGCATGAAGATGCGTGTCTCCATTGCGCGCGCGCTGATCACACGGCCGAAGGTTCTGTTGATGGACGAGCCCTTCGCGGCCCTAGATGAAATCACCCGCTTCAAGCTCAACAACGACCTGATGCATCTTCAGGAGAGTTTCGGCTGGACTGTTCTTTTCGTGACCCATTCGGTGTTTGAATCGGTCTATCTCTCCAGCCGGGTAGTGGTCATGGCGGCCCGGCCCGGCCGGGTGGTCTGCGAGCACCGGATCGATATGCCCCGTCCCCGTGACGATGGCTTCCGGACCTCGCAGCACTACAGCGACCTGTGCCGGGACGTGTCCGCGTCGCTGCAGGCGTCCATGGAGCCGGCGGACGCGTTTTGA
- a CDS encoding D-Ala-D-Ala carboxypeptidase family metallohydrolase: MSKLTSALLNIAAGIIPALGALAKADPSGKLADDIVDVIKSVAKSDDASKVKTLVEQDPAVQAELEKQLAELALRKQEEENKALEAQNRLELEKAQKSLEDRQQQHEQELELAEKQLANTEAARRHALEAAKSERWWVSGINPLLSIIITFAFLGFIYLIATIPLNEPAPNGNQPSNANSAESAATGQNGGERQPADAEVANPAATDPATSREADADRPATPDGKTAPDGKTASDGKTTDKARVDNRDVFYVAFGALATAFATVIGFHFGSSSGSKRKTQLQRIYGVGARAAPVGSADAAPAQTVAAGNVAGGETASGAASHPFEAFWLKNLSHIEHFNWKELLFKGASHARFKSNTDPDPSLYPNVVPLVNLLEKIRQEVGAPVRLLSIYRSPDYNRDVGGAASSRHMQFDAADFEVLGAGAGNSDRWYKIAKRLRDKGEFKGGIGVYKTFVHVDTRGTNTFWDSR; the protein is encoded by the coding sequence ATGAGCAAACTAACATCCGCCCTCCTCAATATTGCAGCCGGCATCATTCCGGCGCTCGGGGCGCTTGCCAAGGCCGATCCGTCGGGCAAGCTGGCCGACGACATCGTCGACGTGATCAAGTCCGTCGCCAAGTCTGACGACGCCAGCAAGGTCAAAACTCTTGTCGAACAGGATCCTGCGGTGCAGGCGGAGCTGGAAAAGCAGTTGGCCGAACTGGCGCTTCGCAAACAGGAAGAGGAAAACAAGGCGCTTGAAGCGCAAAACCGGCTGGAGCTGGAAAAGGCGCAAAAAAGCCTGGAGGACCGGCAGCAGCAGCATGAGCAGGAACTCGAGCTTGCCGAAAAACAACTGGCGAACACGGAAGCTGCCAGACGTCATGCACTGGAGGCCGCAAAATCCGAGAGGTGGTGGGTGTCGGGCATCAACCCGCTTCTTTCCATCATCATCACCTTTGCCTTCCTGGGGTTCATCTACCTGATCGCAACGATCCCCCTGAACGAACCCGCTCCGAATGGGAACCAGCCCTCGAATGCGAATTCTGCCGAAAGCGCGGCAACGGGACAGAATGGCGGCGAGCGGCAGCCCGCGGACGCGGAAGTCGCAAATCCCGCGGCGACGGATCCCGCCACCAGTCGCGAGGCGGATGCAGATAGGCCAGCGACGCCTGATGGGAAGACGGCGCCCGATGGGAAGACGGCGTCCGATGGGAAGACGACAGACAAGGCCCGTGTCGACAACAGGGATGTCTTTTATGTCGCCTTTGGCGCGCTTGCGACGGCGTTCGCGACCGTGATCGGTTTTCACTTCGGTTCGTCTTCCGGCTCGAAGCGGAAAACCCAGTTACAGCGTATCTACGGTGTTGGCGCCCGCGCCGCTCCGGTTGGCTCGGCAGATGCTGCGCCCGCGCAGACGGTGGCAGCCGGAAACGTGGCGGGGGGCGAGACGGCGAGCGGTGCCGCGAGCCATCCCTTCGAGGCCTTCTGGCTAAAGAACCTGTCTCATATCGAGCATTTCAACTGGAAGGAGTTGCTGTTCAAGGGGGCATCGCATGCGCGGTTCAAATCCAATACGGATCCGGACCCGAGCCTCTACCCGAATGTGGTTCCCCTGGTGAACCTGCTTGAGAAGATCCGGCAGGAAGTCGGGGCGCCCGTCAGGTTGCTCAGCATCTACCGCAGCCCGGACTATAACCGGGATGTGGGGGGCGCGGCATCCAGCCGTCACATGCAATTCGATGCGGCGGATTTTGAAGTGCTGGGAGCGGGCGCCGGAAATTCGGACCGCTGGTACAAGATTGCCAAGAGACTGAGAGACAAGGGCGAATTCAAGGGTGGAATCGGTGTTTACAAGACCTTCGTTCACGTCGATACGCGCGGCACCAACACCTTCTGGGACAGTCGCTGA
- a CDS encoding MFS transporter, with protein sequence MTAPLKDHASAARRVVSAIFFMCGTFIGMWASRIPHVKAATGLDESGFGLLLLVMACGAFVAFPLTGMMLDRLGAAPVTKILACANVMSFVLVGLAPSVPLLTLALFVAGFTFGALDVSMNGWGAEVETAYGKPIMSSYHGLFSLGAGAAALVGGLAIELGLSVAMHFSLWSVMIAPFLVWFWRQPWPQAVDKEKDGKAPLFALPKGALILVGLMALVAALGEGAMTDWAALYQIEDLGFSEAIAPTAFTVFSVAMVVMRLAGDQVIARFGPVLVARLSGLTAFAGCLLLVSGANIWAVWAGSFVMGLGYAVLFPLAMSRAASDQNMSKGSALAAVATLGYGAFLFGPPLLGFVGDLLSLRASFATVALCTLAIPFLAGALKVRS encoded by the coding sequence ATGACAGCTCCCCTCAAGGACCACGCTTCCGCCGCACGCCGGGTCGTTTCGGCCATATTCTTCATGTGTGGCACCTTCATCGGCATGTGGGCCTCGCGGATCCCGCATGTCAAAGCCGCGACCGGTCTCGACGAGAGCGGCTTTGGCCTGCTCCTTCTTGTCATGGCCTGCGGTGCCTTCGTCGCGTTTCCGCTGACCGGCATGATGCTGGACCGGCTGGGGGCTGCACCTGTGACCAAGATCCTTGCCTGCGCCAATGTGATGAGTTTTGTGCTGGTCGGTCTTGCTCCATCCGTTCCGTTGCTCACGCTCGCCCTGTTTGTGGCCGGCTTCACCTTCGGTGCACTCGATGTCTCCATGAATGGCTGGGGTGCCGAAGTGGAAACCGCATACGGCAAGCCGATCATGTCGTCCTATCATGGCCTGTTCAGCCTCGGCGCCGGGGCGGCGGCGCTGGTTGGAGGGCTTGCCATCGAGCTGGGCCTGTCGGTCGCGATGCATTTTTCGCTCTGGAGTGTGATGATTGCACCCTTCCTGGTCTGGTTCTGGCGCCAGCCATGGCCGCAGGCCGTCGACAAGGAAAAAGACGGCAAGGCGCCCTTGTTTGCCCTGCCGAAAGGCGCACTCATCCTGGTTGGGCTGATGGCACTGGTCGCAGCCCTGGGTGAAGGCGCCATGACAGACTGGGCGGCGCTCTACCAGATCGAGGATCTCGGATTTTCCGAGGCGATCGCACCGACGGCCTTCACCGTCTTTTCGGTTGCGATGGTTGTCATGCGGCTTGCCGGCGATCAGGTGATTGCCCGTTTTGGACCTGTGCTTGTTGCACGGCTGAGCGGTCTGACAGCCTTTGCAGGATGCCTTCTTCTGGTCTCGGGCGCAAATATCTGGGCAGTCTGGGCCGGCAGTTTCGTCATGGGGCTGGGCTATGCGGTGCTGTTTCCCCTGGCCATGTCCCGCGCAGCCAGCGATCAGAACATGTCCAAGGGGTCGGCGCTAGCGGCGGTGGCGACACTTGGTTACGGCGCGTTCCTGTTCGGTCCGCCGCTGCTCGGATTTGTCGGTGATCTCTTGTCTCTGCGCGCCTCTTTTGCGACCGTCGCCTTGTGCACGCTTGCAATTCCGTTTCTTGCGGGCGCGCTCAAGGTCAGGTCCTGA